The following proteins come from a genomic window of Phosphitispora fastidiosa:
- a CDS encoding cell wall hydrolase, with amino-acid sequence MKKIALISIIMVAIVFSACFAYAGEAADYTVKPGDTLYEIGKRFGLHYSAIMKTNKLGSTVIMPGMKLNIPVEAGIIHTVTTGETLYGISRKYGVRVTEIKNRNNLSGDLIVPGMRLVLTDGSAAADHRVQPVLSGNASFGSSDILLLAKMIHAESRGEPLSGQIAVGAVILNRLKSEHFPSTIREIIFQRTKGVYQFTPVSNGQIDLEPDRSAFYAAERALKGEDPTGGALFFYNPDISSDKWIKTLPVTKVIGNHVFAR; translated from the coding sequence TTGAAAAAAATTGCTTTAATTAGCATAATTATGGTTGCCATTGTTTTCTCAGCCTGTTTTGCATATGCGGGCGAAGCTGCCGATTATACGGTTAAACCCGGGGATACCCTTTATGAAATAGGAAAGAGATTCGGCTTGCACTATAGTGCAATCATGAAGACCAATAAACTGGGTTCCACTGTTATCATGCCTGGAATGAAGCTGAATATTCCTGTGGAAGCAGGGATTATTCATACTGTGACGACAGGGGAAACACTTTACGGTATTTCACGGAAGTACGGTGTCCGGGTGACAGAAATAAAAAACCGGAACAACCTGTCTGGTGACCTGATTGTTCCCGGAATGAGGCTTGTTCTAACGGACGGCAGCGCCGCGGCAGACCATCGGGTCCAGCCGGTACTCAGCGGAAACGCATCCTTTGGCAGTAGTGATATTTTGCTGCTGGCCAAAATGATTCATGCCGAATCCAGGGGTGAGCCGCTGAGCGGACAGATTGCAGTCGGTGCGGTTATCTTAAACAGGCTGAAGAGCGAGCATTTTCCTTCAACAATAAGGGAAATCATATTTCAGAGGACCAAGGGTGTATACCAGTTTACTCCAGTCTCTAATGGTCAGATTGACCTGGAACCGGACCGTTCAGCGTTTTATGCCGCTGAACGTGCCCTAAAAGGCGAAGACCCGACAGGCGGGGCGCTCTTTTTCTACAACCCCGATATAAGTTCGGATAAGTGGATTAAGACACTGCCTGTCACCAAAGTAATTGGCAACCATGTATTTGCTAGATAA